In a single window of the Papaver somniferum cultivar HN1 chromosome 8, ASM357369v1, whole genome shotgun sequence genome:
- the LOC113304290 gene encoding BTB/POZ domain-containing protein At5g41330-like, with translation MSPPFEGGNQINTGFIQKKPETNVISINVGGQLFQTTKQTLALSGSNSILSKISSSSVYNEVTIPFIDRDPEIFSILLSLLRTGNLPSKAKVYDLQDLIFEAKFYGIESLLVNSVSNPSQFEGFNLEKSFFLPLNGRDSVSVISTTPYGSIHVAHGSKITSFDWSLNRKSTILTEFLAIDSLVAIDSSLAAAGATDFSGLQILDLKNGFVKERVVWENQTRSSSTVQAIGTNGAHLFTSFESGRRNSSSIMVFDINQGFKPVTEVGQHEIYGAEIDSGIPATKLKWVDSFNLLMASGSHGGPSGITGNVKLWDLRSRKIYWEFNEKVDCFADVTVCDDLGCIFKVGVNSVEVYFADMRKLSSEKPWVCIGDERKGFGKKKEGLGCKIESHGNQVFCSKNGDIELWSEVVLGNKGDGGDRLFRRNLMGRMKDMGKNRVTQIGFGGNKMIVSRKDEQCVEVWQSSVRGF, from the coding sequence ATGTCTCCACCATTTGAAGGAGGAAATCAAATTAACACTGGGTTCATTCAGAAAAAACCAGAAACTAATGTTATCAGTATCAATGTTGGTGGTCAattatttcaaacaacaaaacaGACCCTAGCTTTATCTGGTTCAAATTCAATTCTTTCCAAAATCTCTTCAAGTTCTGTTTATAATGAAGTTACAATCCCTTTTATTGATAGAGACCCAGAGATTTTCTCAATCTTATTATCACTTCTCAGAACAGGAAATCTCCCATCAAAAGCTAAAGTTTATGATTTACAAGATTTGATATTTGAAGCAAAATTCTATGGGATTGAGAGCTTGTTAGTGAATTCTGTATCAAACCCATCTCAGTTTGAAGGTTTTAATCTAGAAAAATCATTCTTTTTACCACTGAACGGGAGGGATTCAGTTTCTGTAATTTCTACTACTCCATATGGTTCAATTCATGTTGCTCATGGCAGTAAAATCACGTCTTTTGATTGGTCATTGAATAGGAAGTCGACAATTTTGACTGAGTTTTTAGCTATTGATTCTTTAGTAGCTATTGATTCTTCATTAGCAGCTGCAGGTGCAACAGATTTCTCTGGGTTGCAGATTCTGGATTTGAAGAATGGATTTGTTAAGGAACGCGTAGTTTGGGAGAATCAAACGCGGTCGAGTTCGACAGTGCAAGCAATTGGTACAAATGGAGCACATTTGTTTACTAGTTTCGAATCCGGAAGACGGAATTCGAGTTCAATTATGGTGTTTGACATCAACCAAGGGTTTAAACCAGTCACAGAAGTAGGCCAGCATGAGATTTATGGTGCAGAGATTGATTCAGGAATTCCAGCAACAAAATTGAAATGGGTGGATAGTTTTAATCTGTTGATGGCATCTGGGTCTCATGGTGGTCCATCTGGCATTACAGGGAATGTCAAGTTATGGGATTTACGTTCGCGTAAAATTTACTGGGAATTCAATGAGAAAGTTGATTGCTTTGCAGATGTTACAGTTTGTGATGATTTGGGGTGCATTTTCAAAGTTGGTGTGAATTCAGTTGAAGTTTATTTCGCTGATATGAGGAAATTGAGTAGCGAAAAGCCATGGGTTTGCATTGGCGACGAAAGGAAAGGGTttgggaagaagaaagaagggttAGGGTGTAAGATTGAGAGCCATGGGAACCAAGTGTTTTGTAGTAAGAATGGGGATATCGAATTGTGGTCAGAAGTTGTTTTAGGTAATAAAGGGGATGGAGGAGATAGATTGTTTAGAAGAAATTTGATGGGGAGAATGAAGGATATGGGGAAGAATAGAGTTACCCAAATTGGTTTTGGTGGGAATAAAATGATTGTTAGCCGAAAAGATGAACAGTGTGTTGAAGTTTGGCAGAGTTCAGTTAGGgggttctga